From Alligator mississippiensis isolate rAllMis1 chromosome 1, rAllMis1, whole genome shotgun sequence:
AGGCCTCGAGAGCCTCAAGAGAGGGGCAgtatattagagagagagagcccggagtgggcacagagaggaggAGCCCGGAGGTGGTGCTTCCATAGAGTGTACGGAGCAGGCCCGAGGGAGCGGGCAAGTTGATTGGTGACAAGACAATGTCcagaaacatctgcgaggcttggggcgtggtgttGGAGGAAGTTggagccacacgtagcccataaggctagggtgcgtGGGGAGCACGCATCATGCCAGGAGACCATAGGAGTCTGGAAGGgccacggggacagaggtcccgagtagctgtgcccagggagtcataggcagcctcccaatcatattttccagcaagacatggcgggcgagaataagagggtgccttgggccggccttgacacggagtgagggacctcgaggagatcacggccctcctgaaggaccccactgTGACAGTGCCCATTATCACTTTAAACATTGACATTTCCCTGACTGCAGCCACCTAAATGTTCAAGAAGACTGATATACATACACTGAGTAATACACACAGGGGTTGTTAGTTCAGGCAATTACTGTCCTTGAGCTGCAAAGGAAGGATGAAACTACAATAAAATCAAATTCAGCATTTTAGGTGAAAGCTACTGAATTAGCTGAATTTCCTTTCTGCCCTGATTTAGCCTGGCAATTCCTAAAGTCCTGTTTTCCAAGTTTTGCCCAATCTCGGCAATCTCCAAATAGTTCATTTGCCTTTTCTAGTGCCAGCTTCTTATTCTAGAATCTTTCTTTGGGTTTCTTTGTCTGCCACTTTTGTCCCTGACTCTCTTCCACATTCCACCCAGCCTGCCCCAGATATCACCATTCTTCTTTGTTAGGAGAATACAGCACTTCCCTCTGTGCCGCGAACAAATATAACTTATTAACAGCACGTTCTCTCCAAGGGCTGGCAGGCCTCATTGTCAGTGATCGGCTGAAGGGAATCTTCACGTGCAGGCTTTACAGTGGAAAGAATCCCGGTATTCATACTGGGAGCAACCAAAGCAGAATGGAGAGAATATACCGTGCACACTTTATTTGAGGCAGGTTATAACAGAATTGCTCTGAGTGCCTTATCTTCATTAAAGGAAACCCTTGAGGCAATCCCTTTCCCTCTCTGGTCCCTCTCCGATTCTTTTTTGTTTGTGATTCATCCTGATAGTACCAAATAATTGCAACCTGTGAATGGCAGAAAAGCTCCCTTTCAAAATCAAGGATTTATAGAAGAAAAACTTTAGTCTCTCAAGGACAGAACAAGTTCTGTGGGTTAATGTCAGGACAAGCTAATAAATAGTCAATCAGTTGAACAATTCAGTAGGGCTTTTCCCCCACAAATTTCCATCGTTTCCTCAATGGAATTGTGATTGCCTCCCAGTAGAATTCCCAAGGCCACAATATTGCttggcagcagcatgtggtgcTTACTGAAAGCACCAAGACATCCTTTTCTGTCTGGAAACATGGAAGAAGACCTGCCATCAGGCATTGTAGAGGGCCAGGAGAAGCTAGGCAGGGTCTAATCCTATTGCAATGCAGAAAAACTAGGGAGAAAGAGGAGACAAGTGGGGGTACAACAGCAGCATATGCTTTATCAAGGACAGGACTTATCTGCGCTTGAACATTAATTCAGATTCAGGCAGGGTATGAGTTTAAAGCATAACCATTATTATTCCTGAATACCTTCTTGTCTGAATGCTTCAATAGGCTTTCTGGAATAGCCATTTAGAAATAACCCTGCAGGTAGTCCAGCTGTAACGAGACTTAACTATATTCGTTCTTTATGCCAGGACATCTCCACTCTTTTAGCCTCAAAAATTCTTCATAGGAAATTCTAATGAAATGGGTGTACCAAGTGCAAAGCCCTTTACCACAGTAAGGTGGTCATGGTCAAATAATGTATAATGCCATGTGCTGAAAGGACTTTCTGTAATTTTTCAGTTGTCCAAGATACCATCTCCCCAGAAGGCCAGTACATTAATTAATCTCTGTGCTCCATGTGCAGGGGAACAGAGTGATATTTAGTTACACATTTACAGTAAGTATTACAAAACAGATTGGGAAACATGACAGATTATTCCTGTTGAAAGTGCTCTTGTTTAGGCAACTAGGTAAGCAAGAACAGTGAGGATCTCAAAACGGTCAAAGCCCAGCCACAAGGTGGCACTCTTTCCCTCTAAACCAgcggttttcaaactttttgaacTGAGCCCCTTTGAGCTGAAATTTTATTGGCACCCCCCAACCCAGACAAAAACAGACATGCAAAATATGGTTTCATAAACTTAACTTTTCGTATCGAATTTAGCCATTTCAGCTTCTGCCTTTCCTTTCGGAACAATATCTTTGGCACAAAGTACTGATCCATTTTCATCTTGTAACAGtatgaaaaatatcaaattcaccaGCAGAATAAGCTGCGcttagggtgaccaccttttcaaaaggggaaggcaagacacatgcccacctcctcactcctctgccactgctgctgagtggAGCAGGGGCGGCTGCAGActgtgggctggctgctgcaggctcgggctccccaccctgctgtctttcccttgggagccccacactggccatgtgccccctgcctgcttggcagcagcagggggcacaacttcatgctgccactgcccccactgctgccggtgtggggctcccagggagagggcagcagggctaggAGCTCTGAGCCCACATCCAACCCtgccccgcacacaaatctgggggggcacatttcccccccccctacAAGCTAcctacagctccatcccactccatgccctggccaggcagcgtcccaagccctgccccactctctccctcaccatgggagccttgatctgccctcccttTTCCCTCCACCATActcttacctggagggagctgttctCCACGCTGCCCAGCTCTTtttcccagccatgtgcatgtgtgcggatgcacacatgcacacggcaTCCCGTgtcagctcccagcagccccttgcaggctggcagtgttccagcctgcaagaggaaacacGCCATTTCCTGATCCATGTAGACCATGGTGCCACCCCAAAATGTTCCTTCGTGCACCCCCAGGGGGGCACACCCCGCAATTTGAAAACCGCTGCTCTAAACTGTATGCTGGCTGAATTCAGGCTGACAGGTTATGAAACATCCAAAAGATCATGGCTACGTACCCAAACACCTAGAACCCTCAATTCCCTTTAAAGCTGTATAGTACTTCACAGAGGAGGCCACTTCAGTAAAAACAATTGGTAGCATATACCTTAAGGGAGCATACTTTATTCACCTTCAATTCATGCAAACAGTTCTTGAAGAGCACTGATGCTCCAGATGTGTGACTGATGGTCATTTGCCTGGAGGACTTATACCAAACTCTATACAAATTAGAAGTGAAAAGGGAAGTCGACTCTCCTTCAGAATCCTGCTGGGACCCAGTAGATCCTCATCAAAGCCCAGTTCAAAGGGGTTTTCTACATCTGAAATAAGGTGGCATTTTATGCAGTACCACTGTTACAGTTATCCTGGCTCTTTGCTGACTGCACTGTGGAGCAAGCTTGacaaccagggatcctagttttctccaatttaaaaaaaatcccccgttttcagttaaaaaaatagtaacctcaaatccacatttttctatgagttaaataaaacaccactaatatatagatatagatatctagatatacataatttcattttaatcatggaacaatgtggatttgggattaatttttcttttaaccaaaaattagggatttttttttttttaatcgtcgaaaaccaggatccttgttgATCACTTTCCTGTAGCTTTCGAGATCGGAGTGAAATCACTCCAGAATGGTTGTACCTGGCTCCATTTTTCATTTGAACTTGCCTGCATAGATGGGACACTGGATGTTTCAGCCAGACTGAACAGCACCACAGTGTACAGATGCCTTTCCTCATTTCAAATGCAAAGCTCCCATGGATGCTATGGACCATAATTGGCAATGCCTTCCAAAAGCAGGGTTTCATTCAGTGAAGACCATATAAAAATGCTCTTAATATCCCCATTATATTCCATGGAGAATCCATGCTGTCTTGCAAAGGGGGTGACTCTAATGAGAAGAACCATTACCCTAGTCTCCCAAATGAAAATGCCACTAATCTCCCAAACCAGAAAGCCAACTCTAATGTATATTTGCAGAAAGTCCACTGAGCCAGAGCTCCCCACTGTCTGCATCTCAACCCAGTATTTCCTGCAGAATTGGAAGGGGAAATTGGGTTGGCCTCCGAGGTATACAAATCACATTTATGAACCCTATTATGTGTTATCCATGACCTTATTTTTTTCATcttattaagaaaacaaaacaacacagtaAGTGTTATGTTCTCGTGAACAGAAAACTTAAGCACATTACCATGTACCACTCTCCTCCTCTATTAACAAGTCTGAAAATAATCAATTTAGGGATATGTAAAAATGTCAACTAGTCACAAAAAGGGAGCTGTTCTCTTCCCACTTTCCCCTAACTTTTGTAGAGAAACTACAAGAAGTCCCAGTTCCCAGTGGTGTCTTTTTTCCTGAATATGATAAGTCCCACTTAGTATAAACTATCCAAAAGCTGTTTGATATCTGTTAAAATCTCTTTAGTCTGAAAATAATAAACTTAGGTTATTTGCTGGAAGATTTTGAGATGCTATTAATTTACATTTTGCAATTTGACTAAATTAATACTACAgaaattgaaagaaaaactcTTTATAATTTCAGCTGCTGAGATCAATTTTaatacaaatcttttttttttttaaactagcgtACAGCTGGAATGCTTGATATGAGTCAACTGCCCTATTGTCCAAATCATCCAGTTGCCTTAAGTTATTCAGTGTCTAGACTTTGGCCCATTTCATCACATAGCCAGAACACTTGGTTTGAGTCAACTGCCCTATTGGCCAAATTATCTAGTTGCCTTAAGTcaaggttttcaacctttttggatcattgTACCTCTGGCTGCCAAgtggtggggtgaggggtggggtggtgtGAGGCTGGATGTGAAGTGGCAGTGCCTGCttggcagcatgggacagtgtgTGGTGGTGctccgtccctgcctgcccacgtgtacctcctagggccttctcaagtacccccaggggtatgcgtagccccagttgacaacccctgcctgaAGTTATTCAGTGTCTAGACTTTGGCCCATTTCAATGTCTACACCCAATATTTAGCTCCCCAAATCTTATGGTTAACAGGAACTTCAAATGTCATCTGTCATTAGGAGctgctattcctaaaccatcctagacagcAGTCTATGCAGCCTCTACATAAAAACTTACAATGAAAGGGATTCCACAAATTTCTTGGGAAGCTTTTTCCATTGTTCTACTGTTTTTGCAATTAGGACATTTTTCCTGAGATCTGCTCCAAACCTGTTTGTTGCTGTCCTAACCCATGGCCTTGCATCCAATCTTTTATGACAAAGGAGaacatttttcccatttttctagagcagcctttcaaatatttgaaatctgCTATCATGACATTCTTCTCCCCCCCTTTAATCTCCATTCTTCTAAACTGAACATGCCCAGTTTCTTTACCCATTCCTCCTATGGCTTGTTATAGAAACTATAGGTTTTCTATATCCTTCTAAAAATACTGTGCCCCAAATGGGACCCAGAATTCCAGTTGAGGCCAAAACTGCAGATGATAGTTCCATTTTGCAGTGCAGTGTTTAATATACATATAGAAGCACTGAAAGTTTTGACCCGTGTTGGTGGTGTCTTACAAATAAAGGAGCAGAAAGGAACTTCCCATTAGCATTAGCAGCAACATCATGCATCAGTCCTTCTTGTGAAGAATCATACAGCAACTATAACTCTGGGCGGGATTCCCAAATCAGAAAGATGCTACTAGTATAATCATGCTTTTTACTTTGTATTTGTAACCTCTTATTGTCACAGGTCTATAGACGGAGAGGGAAAAAATCAACTATTGCATCATGTGGCCTGCTTGATACAAGATAAATAGTTAACATTATCTTGAAGTTGACAGATTCCCATAGCTGGAAAGACTATCTTCAGTAGCCATTTGTGTGTTATAACAAAtagaattacaaaaaaaaatctctctctctcagtactACATGCTCAAGTGGAAATTAATAAATTAGGTTAGATGACAACTCAAATTTGGGCATCAAAGGAGACCAGAAATCATGGTAGTGCAGTTCTTCTTCCCCTGTCTGATCTAATAATGTTCCCtcccaatttttttaaaaggagcagGTTTCTTACAGAAATATAACCTATATGACAGCAAGTCTGTCACAGGCAGCTGAACACCAAAGAACTCCACAAACCAAAATACTCTTGTTCTccagtttattttaattttacttcagGTCATTACAGTAGATTGCCCATACCAGAAGCTTTGATTCCATGGGAACTTCCACATGTAAAGGATGTTCTTCAATACCTCCGACAGCAGTATTGTGAAAAAAATTAACTTGAAGAGTTGCACTGAAAGGATTTATTGCCAATATTTAGAGACAGattttactgttaaaaaaatgttGCATTAGAAACAATGTCTGTTGCACACATTATGTtaaatatatttgcatatattaATACCACTATCAAAACATGTGACAGAACTGAATAGAAAAAAAGTCAACTGCCACAACATGAAGTTGGACAACTACAAGCAAAAGATATTTGTCCTTCCCAACTCTTCAACATCAATTTAACTAATAAAAAGTTCTCCATTTCAGTAAGAATTGGAAAGATCTTCAGAGAATCAAACATATAAAGTAAGGATGTCAAAATTCATTTACAGCTTCTTAAATATGGATtgttacaaaaaaacccccaaaaaccaaaaaaattgtTACGTTCCTTCAGTTTACAACTAGACTTTGCTTCTTTCAGGTTAACTCCAGGGACCAGGGGTTATTTCCTCAAATAAGTAATATACACTTTCAGGTTAGAACATGGGTCTCATTACTAAGACTAGACTGGAACCATAATAAGCAAATAACCTGAAGTGGCCAATGTAGAATGTGTGCTTGCAAATCAGCAAGTCACTGTTGAAGTCTGGTATAAATTCTAAATGATAAAATATAGTCAGGAAATACTACATTAAATGGCTTTTTAATGTTTAATTTGTTCTGCATATGTATGCCACCTACGTATCTGTGGTTATTATCTTCCAAGTTCATGTTGGTTTAGCAAGTTTAACACATTGTGTGAAATCGTCCTGTGCCTTTAGTTTCATAGCTGGTTACAGTTCTCTCTTAAAAATATTCTACACAGGATTTGGAGGAGGAACTTcatttatagaaaataaaaattgtgAGGCAGCAAACTGATACATGATTTATATTGCTAaggagtatttttttaaaaagctgtaagTTAGTGGAAGGATGGTGTGTCATGTTGGTAAAATTTTGTATTTGTGATAAATATTACAATGGATAAAAACAATGCAACAATCTACATCACAACAACTGTAGATGGCAACGCTCTTCCTTTGCTGTAATTCAAGATGAGCAGATTCCCTGGTTTTTTgttcaaatttagaaaatttactTCTTCTTTTCCATCCTAGGGGGGagcaaaaaagaaggaaaaaaaaaaaaaatcaatgcaaggTTAATTACTCAATTATAATTGATTAAAGCTTGGGCTTACAGTGGAAATTGCAACTTGGATATGGCCCCAAATagggtgatcagtctgaccccgAGTGGAGATGcaagccaggaacctctggctttaagtctcagcaggagcagtggcacaccccaatcaaaatccgcactggctacagccaacacccaatgacTCCCAGGAAAGCTTAAATCCTGACACATGCAGCGGCAAGAGGAGAAAAAGTTCCCTCCTGGCTTTATGAGGCAACCAGCATAGTCCAAAAGCTTGGGAAATACACATAATAGGCTATAGGCATCCATACAATAGGGATACCCATACCCACAGTCGGCCcaaaatcatccctgaccagtggctgtccaaccagtggctgtccaaccagGTCCCggtggactggaaaagggccaatgtggtccccattttcaagaaggggaggaaggaggacccaggcaactatagggcagtcagtctcacctccatcctaggcaaagtcttcgaaaaaattatcaaggctcacatttgcgagagcccaggaCAAATTAAGCTGAgcggaaaccagcacgggttcatagcaggtagatcatgcctgactaatctagtctctttttatgaccaggttacaaaatgcctggacgcaggagtaggggttgatgtcgtatacttagacttcaggaaggccttcgatatggtatcccacaccatactggcaaacaagttaagaggctgtgacttggatgactacacagtccggtgggtggcgaattggctggagggtcgcacccagagagtcgtagtggatgggtcggtatcgacctggaagggtgtgggcagtggggtcccacagggctcggtccttgaaccgatactcttcaacgtcttcatcagcgacttggacgagggagtgaagtgtactctgtccaagtttgtggatgacacaaaactgtggggagaagtggacacgctggagggcagggaacaactacaagacctggacaggttggacatatgggcagaaaacaacagaacgcaattcaacaaggagaaatgcaaagtgctgcacctagggaggaaaaatgtccagcatacctactgcctaggaaatgacctgcttggtggaacggaagtggaaagggatcttggagtcctagtggactccaagatgaacatgagtcagcagtgtgacgaagccatcagaaaagctaatggcactttatcgtgcatcagcagatgcatgacgaacagatccaaggaggtgatacttcccctctatcgggcgctggtcagaccgcagttggaatactgcgtgcagttttgggcgccacacttcaagaggaatgtggataacctggagagggtccagagaagggccattcgtatggttaagggcttgcaggccaagccctatgaggaaagactggggcacctggacctcttcagcctccgcaagagaaggttgagaggcgactttgtggctgcctatgagttcatcacaggggcacagaagggaattggtgaggttttattcaccaaggcactcctgggggttacaagaaataatggccacaagctagcagagagcagatttagattggacattaggaagaacttcttcacagttaaaggccaaggtctggaatgggctcccaagggaggtggtgctctcccctaccctgggggtcttcaagaggaggttagataagcatctagttggggtcatctgaacccagcactccttcctgcctatgcagggggtcggactcgatgatctattgaggtcccttctgaccctagcatctatgaacctcTTCTAGAACacttcagtgatggagagtccacaacttccctagaaagtctattccactgcctcactgttctgaGAGCAAAACACTTCCTTTGATATCCTactctgctgcaacttcaagccattggtctgtatcCTACTCTcttcagcaaaagagaaaagatattttccctcttctttatggaagcTCTTCCAAGTATTTGGAAATTAGTATCAAGTCCCTTCTTAAGCATCTATTCTGCAAGCTGGACATGCCTAGctcctctccttgtatgactgaccttccaagccctttgtcatatttgttgcccacctctggaccctctctgacttctccatgtcttttttcaaatgtggagcccaaaacagcACACAACACTCTAGCTAAGGCCTAACCAGTAccaagtaaagaggcactatcacttcctgtgtcttacatctaatgcttctattgatgcagtcCAAAACTACagttgccttttgtgtggctacATCACACACAGCAcactcatactgagtctgtgacCAATAGAaactcctagatccttctccatagcGTTGTCATCCAGCCATGAGTcatacattttgtatttgtgtttttgattatgcTTCTTGAGGAGTAGCACCATGCATTTGTTAGGACTGAACATCATCCTGTTAGGTTCAGCCTAGCTTGTGTTGAGATCCCTCTGAATTGTGCTCCCATCTTTCAGTCCTTCCCacttttgtgtcatttgcaaccTTACTCAAGAAACTTTCTATGCCAGTATCCAAATCATGAATAAATACATGGGACAGTGCTGGGCCCAAGACAGACTCGACTCCAAACCTCTTGCCATCCTGACTAGGAtctatttataattaccctttgcttgtggttaccgagccagttgtctatccaccttatagtggttattctcataaacaaattggaaaaaatGTGGGATAGACAGGGAATGTGGGACCCTGTCAaatgccttgctgaagtccagaaacactatatccacagcatgcTTTCCTCCAccagttactttgtcaaaggaagAGATCAATGTGACATGGCAGTGCAGCTTTCAGcatttttaagtcttttttttttccatcccccCCCCATAGACAAGCTTCCCTCCTTCAGGGCCTGCTTTCTAAAAGCTTAAAGCTAGAACTAGAAAGAAAATTTTACAGTAAGGGTCCAAAAATATCTGGTAGTAGATACCCATCACTAGCTACAGACAATGCAATAAACTGCAACTGTCCTATGCTCAATTCATATATACAATGCACCAAAAATAAGCTTGCAGTTGCACTTTCCGATTCCAAATTTTATAACATCACTTACGTGTATTTCATCAGTCTGCCCCCTTGGATAAGCTGTGCACATTCATTAGTTAAGTGACATGCAAACAAAAGCCAGTTTCTTGGTTGCACCTTATAGGCAAACCTCATAAAAGTCAACGAGTAACAACATAGTGCTGTAAAAACAGAAGACAGCGTGTCAGTGGTTTATTTTTAAGGACACtgtgaattaaaaagaaaaaaaaaaaagctatatttTGTGACACCATTTTTATGCCATCAATACTAATTTCACAGCAAACAATGATTCAGTGATGTAGCAAGGCCATTTTCATAAAAGGGAAGGATCTCAGCCCATGCCAACCATTCTACAACATTCTTCTCACCTGCTCTTCAGCTGAAGATGCACAGTTGTTGCTATACAAACACAGAATTAGAAACCCCCACAATGGATTCCCCTTCTAAACCCCAAGTAAAATTTGCTCCATTTAGGATCAAATCAATCCCCCAGGAATCTTCTTTTGCTTTTAAAGACTTAAATGTGAACTCACAAATCTGCAACTACGTTGACATCTTTCTAGCCAAACCCATCTAAAACATGGGAAAGTTTaacacaggtttaaaaatgggaCAAAGGTTATCCTCTCAATAAGCCACATTTCCCAACAAGAAAAGTTAAAGTGGGTTAAAGTATAACTTTAACAATCTGAATCTTCACTTAAGTGCACTTATGGCAGGGAGTAGAAAGTTAAAATCCAAGGACAGTTGTAGAGTAAAACATTGTTTTTAGATGAAAGTTCAGAAgcaaaaaatgtgttttgtaaaCCTTGGTGAAACAGCTCTTGATAACAACAGAGCTCAACTCCGAGGAGAAAAGTTATTTGAAAAGAAGCATTTACTTTTCTAGAAGCAAGAATGGGGAAGAACAAATGGTTTCCACTTATTTGTATAAGGTGTCTTACATAAACTCATAGCAATAATGCTGTGGGAGGAGAACAAGTACAGCAAAGACAGCTAATTGTTGCAATGCTGTCAGAAGGCAGGCGACTGCACTACTAAATGAGAAAACTTAGTTACATAACCTTTAGCTTGAGAAAAGGGGCTCCATGTATACTGTACAACAGTGATGCTCACTCTTTCGGCCTTGTAGGCTGAAAGTGACATGGTGGCAGTCCATGGGGTTGGGCCCTGTATCGCTCAGATCCTGCCCCATGCCACCCAGATCCCGCATGCCTGATCTAGTGTGCAAGGCCATTCTATTAGCCTACAGGGCTCCTCCTGGGTCCGAAAATTTGCTAGCtagggagcagcaattaatgctgtcatcactttcctgctgccaaattttcagacctgtgggccGGATGCCAACCTGCAGGCCGGGGGGTGAGTACCCCGATCTACACTAGTTAAATGAACATTGTGCTGTAGTGCACGTATAGAGCAAAGTCCTATTTAAGAGTTGTGTAACTTCACTACTTTAAAATCCTCCTCCAAAAACTAAGGCTATTTTAGCTGCACCTCTCCCCATATGTAGTGGGCAGAGTTTCAACAGTGACTTGAAGCTCCCATTTTATATGagcaacacattttaaaatgaaaagatgaAACACGCCAGTGCAACAATGTTTTCAGTAACCACTCAGTGTCAGTAGAGAAATTTGGAAGGGCTGAACAAAGTGACACTTCAGTGCTTTCCCAAATGTTACCATTAATTAAGACAAGACAACAGACCCTTTGCATAGTTTCAGGGGATGGGGAAGAATCTGATCAACATACAGATGAGTAAATTAAGGAAAGAGGTTAGCCAAACTATAAATACGTGCATTTATGTGTTCTAAAAGCTGTATATTACACAGTTAAAATGACTTATAATGCAGGGAGAAAgtaaagtaaaatgaaaatgtaTCAGAAGAGGAAGCAAAACAATACACATATCAGAGGGAAAAAAGACCcttgacagtaaaaaaaaaaaaagaaatgtatttttaagaaGTAGATATTCTAAATGCACAAAACAAAGACGACTCATTTCACTACTCTTCCAAGAGTATTTACCAGCAACCTTTGAGATCAGTGTTACTCTCTGAAACCAGCTTATTTTGCTTTGCTAACAGCATTTCAAATTTTAAATTATAAACCCTTTCAGTTCTCTACTTTGCCAATACTGTAACTTAAATCCTGTATCACAAGTAGCATCAATGAAAGTCCTGCTATTGGAAGGATAGGACAAGAGTTAACATAGATGATTAGTaagaaaaaaagatgtggaaCCAACTTTCCAAGAGTAACTAGTAATTCTGGGTACCCAGGTCAACATTCTTCAAGGTCTTCATATATCCAAATTACAGCTCATTTCTCCTGGAATATAGGGCTCCCATAAAAGGCGTCTTAAATGACACACCAAAAAACTGAAGTTTAGTTATTTTAAAGTTGCACATTATACCATTTAAAATGTAACAAGCATCTTCCTTTAACAACCAGCTAGCACACAGATTAAAATTAGAACTATATTTAAAGAGAAGCACTTGAGATTTTTTTGTAGACTTTCAATAGTTTGCTGAGATTAAGTGTAATTATTTCAAACACAGGTCTTACCAAATGTCATTCGGCCACTAATG
This genomic window contains:
- the MPC1 gene encoding mitochondrial pyruvate carrier 1 encodes the protein MAGALVRKAADYVRSKDFRDYLMSTHFWGPVANWGLPIAAINDMKKSPEIISGRMTFALCCYSLTFMRFAYKVQPRNWLLFACHLTNECAQLIQGGRLMKYTMEKKK